AATTTTTCATCTGATTCGTGAactctttcttgtctttgtcattatctcacatGGATACAAACGAAGAGATTCATCAAAGCGAATCATCCCATATCaagatttgattgattgatccAACTCCTCTTAATTCCAATTTTGGTCAATTGTTGAATAGAATGGAATGAAATAGCAACGGTTCCGCAGAACATAGTTCTTGTTGTTTCGTCGCGCGTCCCAAACGGATAACAATTATTTATTATCCAAATTATGAATCTTCGTAATTGACTGGGCAAATAAAGGCGATGTATGACATGAATAGGAAAAAAGGGGGATCTTAGGAAAAATTGGGaatctcccccttttttttacaattccGTAGTGTAATAcgtaatataataaatattaatatcGTACATATATATCTGTTCCTACTCTATATCATACATATCATAAATATAGATTGATATATCAATCATTTCCTCAAGCGGGTATCTTGAGCTACCCATGAATTATTTATTGGAATAAGATTCATGGGcttaattttgaattgattgaaatgaaaaaagaaaaagcgactgtttgaactttgaaattcaaacaaagcattattttcttatttcttatttgtacTCAATGATGACCTTCCatggattcacctatataagccgcggctaaggttgcaaaaatgagagcttgaataCCGCTTGTGAATAATCCGAGGAACATCACAGGTATAGGAATCACTAAAGGTactaaagaaacaagaacaacaactacTAATTCATCGGCCAATATATTCCCGAAAAGTCGAAAACTAAGTGATAAAGGTTTTGTGAAATCTTCTAAGACATTAATTGGTAAAAGTATTGGAGTTGGTTGAATATATTTACCGAAATAACCCAATCCCTTTTTAGTAAGGCCTGCATAGAAATATGCCACTGACGTGGGTAAAGCTAAAGCAACAGTAGTATTTATATCATTCGTGGGTGCAGCTAACTCCCCATGAGGTAACTGTATGATTCTCCAAGGTAAAAGAGCACCTGACcagttagaaacaaaaataaataggaaCAGAGTTCCAATAAAAGGAACCCAAGGaccatattcttcttctccaatttgAGTTTTGCTCACGTCTCGAATGAATTCAAGAACATATTCGAAAAAATTCTGACCGTCGGTCGGGATAGTTTGTGGATTCCGAACGGCTATAGCGGCTGAAcctaataagatagcaattacgACCCAGGAAGTTATAAGTACTTGGGCATGCACTTGGAAACCCCCTATTTGCCAATAGAAATGTTGGCCTACTTCCACGCCGGATATCTCGTATAACCCCTTTAGTGCGTTGATGGAACATGGTAGAACATTCATATTACCCTCTGACAGAAATGGAACTTAAGAAGGAATTATTTTGATTCAACCATTTATACTAATTTAACTTAACCATATATTTCAGAtattaattaatgaattaatCACGTAATATATCCCCGGCAATGAAAATCTCCTTTTTCACATTCAGGAATAGTAAGAATAACCGATTCAATGAATCTCTGGGTTTCCCGAAGCGAAGTAATTGACTTATCTTATTATTAATCAACGACTTCTTATATAGCTAGAACGTCCCTGACAAATTGCGGATACTAATTTGTTAAGAATCAATCGGATGGAAGCTATAGCGTCATCGTTGGCTGGAATCGGAATATCTGCGAGATCTGGATCACAATTTGTATCGATTAAACAAATAGTTGGAATACCCAAAGTGACGCATTCTCGAAGGGCCGTATATTCTTCTTGCTGATCAATGATGATTACAATATCGGGTAACCCCGTCATATATTTGATACCGCCCAGATATGTTTGAAAGTGAGATAATTGTCTCTTCAATATTGCTGCATCCCGTTTCGGGAGACGACTGAGTTGCCCCATCTCGGCTCTCACTCTCAAGTCCCTGAACTTCTGAAGCCTCGTTTCCGTAGTGGACCAATTCGTTGACATACCACCGAGccattttttattgacataatgACACCGAGCCCTTATTGCAGCTGATGCTACCGAATCAGCTGCCTTATCTTTCGTACCAACTATTAGGAAGTGTTTTCCTCTACTTGCTGCGTCAAAAACTAAATCACAGGCTTCTGATAAAAAACGAGCAGTTCTCGTAAGATTTGTAATATGAATACCTTTACGCTTTGCAGAGATGTAAGGTGCCATTCTAGGATTCCATTTCCTAGTACCATGACCAAAATGAACCCCCGCTTCCATCATCTCTTCCAAATGGATGTTCCAATATCTTCTTGTCATTTATCCCCACACTTCCTCTAAAAAAAAGAGACGAGGTACCctgaaataaataattgttcCAATGGAACCTTCTACCGCGGGTTAACCGTTGATACACGGTCCAAGCTTCATTATGAATTCCTTTACCCTTGGTTTCGATATTCTCTTTATTAACAAATGACCATTATATTAGCTTAGCTAATAATGAATCCGCTCTTATGAACGATTGGATTAGATCCCATAGCATAGAATGGTTGTTCTGATGTATTATGGAAACTCTTTGGCTTTGGGatgcaagaacaaaataatTCTCTGTGGTGGAACAGAATATCTCTCATTTCCCCCcgaaaaaattcttcttttgtatttccaAAGGAATGTTGTTGTATTCCCTTGAACGGTGAACGAATCGTTTGAATCCGGTACCAACGGGTATCATCCCCCCAGAACAACATTCTCTTTCAGACCTTTCAACCAATCAATACGACCCCGGAGAGCGGCTTTTGCTAAAACTCGAGCGGTTTCCTGAAAACTAGCTTCTGATATGAAACTTTGAGTATTCAGAGATGCTCTCGTTATTCCCAATAAGACGGCTCGGTAACAAATAGCCTCTTCCAAAGCACGACCTGCTCGTTCTGCTCGCAACAATCCGATTAGTTCCCCGGGTGAAAAAACATTAGACATTCCATCTTCTGAAACCAACacttttgatgttatttgtcgTACAataatctctatatgcttattaTGAATCTGTACCCCCTGGGATCGATAAACCTTTTGGATCTTATTAACCAAAGAAATACGACTTTGCGCTATGGTGAGTTCAGCACCAATCAGGAATCCCCAAGGAATTCCAAGAATTCCTGTTATATGTTCGTTCCAACCTTCAACCCTTTTTTCTAGGTTCATCgatattgaatcaatcgaacGAACTTCTAACACTTGTTCAACCTTTGGAAGGCCGTGAGTTATATCACCAGATCtcgatttttcatatataaatgtaactAATGTATCTCCTTCGTAAAAGATTTCTCCATAATCACCATGAACGGTTGCTCCTCGGGTCGCCAAATAGGGTTTAGCTGATCTTATTATGAAAGAGTCAAGATAAACCATTATAACTTGACCAGATTTTATGCGTGTTCCGTGTTTGGATAGACAtacattttcacaaataaaCTGTCCGAGGCTCATTATTCTGGTTGTGGATGTCTCCTCACAATAATCGTGAGGGAGAAAGCACGAACCGAATAGATTAAAAATGATGTCACTGCATGGATTTGCATTAGAGATTCTCCCGTTTTCGTCCACTAAATAATACTTAAGTAGTTGGAAAGTCTGTTTTGGATTATTATTATCCagtattaaatatttatttaacaagatCTCATTATGAGTTATTGAATGATAAGATggggaaaaattatgaattttaggtACAGTACCTAAGGGACCCAACAAATTAAGAATTGGAATCGGGgtatcctctttttctttaattgattcTTTGGTCACATTGTGATATTTCGAAACATTGATGCGAGAacaattagatgatgaaaaaactATAAGAGATTGGCCTTCTTTATTTCTATTAAGAAATGTACGAACGGTTCCTTGATGTTGACTAAGTGATTGAATTTTAaccttggaagaaaaaagattgGTATTGGCGCAATATGACCCAGTATCAGGAATCACTGAACCTGGTCTATCATTCCTCTTTCCGGTATACAAAATAGGAGACTTCACCAATTCAATTCTTATGAAATATCGAATCAGATCATTTGCCCTTACTTCAGCAGAAGAAGCCTGAACCTTTTCTATAGAACCTTTTCTGTCTTGGTCCAAATTCAATACTAAACAAGTACGAACCAATTGAATACTTGTATGGGAAATTCCTCGAATTGGTTTGCCATCCCCATAAAGGATATAATTGACAACTTGGAGTCGCAAATTATCCTTTTCCTGTAACATATCCCCAGGGAAAAGCGTTACTAGATTTATCCCATCAGCTATTTCATATGTCACTACGGGTCGTactgaaacaaaatattttttcttgataggTGTGATCCGTTGGACATAGACCCAATTTTTCCCTTCCCAATTTTTCCCCTTTGATcccttatccattttttttcttgctcctgGTGGTATCAAGATCCCAATGTGTCGGGATATCTTATCTGTTTCTCCAGGAAAATGGATACCTCCAGAAAAGATTTTcagttcaatcttttttttttttttttctattcggaCCAATCCACCTATTTGGCTTCTTGTATTAAACGTAATTCGTGTATCTACTCCAATGATACTATTGTTCCGTACCATTATGGATGAAGACCCGGGCAAGATATGGACTTCTTCGGGAATGACAAAAAATCGATCTACTTTCATTTGGTATTTCGGTCTAGATTCTTTTGGTCTTCGATACTCAATCAGACCCTCTTTTTTGACGATTGAATCGACCTCTATGATGCCATATTTGGTAATTCCCGAACTGCTTCTTCTGTATCGTGGATCGTCGAAATAAGCAAGAATACTATTTCTACGTAAAATACCATTTGCGGGTATTTCAACCGTGATACTAGTACTAGAATGAGGCGTTAATTCCTTCTCCCGTTCCGGATCATATTGGAATGGTATGATGAATCTATTTCTTCGCCTCTTCGCCAATAAATAAGAATTCTCTTGGAGAATGGCGGGATATATGAAATCCCCATCACCTTTGGATATGACTCGCTCAGATCCTGCTGCATAATCAGAAATCCTTCGCCCTTTTCTCGCCAGGGGATCCGAGCCAAACAATTTGTGTCTCACTCGATTATTATTCACCGAGAAGTCAGAAATGGATCTCTCTTGGACAGAAAGAGAttgaacattcatttgatcttgatCCTTGTGGAGTGAAAAAGGCACTAGACTGGATTTGCACGGACCCCCCGATAAGATCCATAAATGACTTGTTTTGGGTAAGAAATGAACATTACCGTGTGTATATTCAGGTGCATGGTACACACCGGTACTCCAATGCATTTCTCCCTCTGAGTCAGAATAAATATGTTTTCGAACCCTCTCTTTAAAATGGAAAGTGGATGTTCCAGCACGAATCTCAGCAATCACTTGTTCTGATTCCACATATTGATCAttttgaaccaaaagaaaactttttggtgGAATATTCACACTATGTATAATATCCTGACTCTCAATAGTCACATATAGGTCTACATAGCAGAGAAAGGCAGGATGTCCATGACGTGTGCGTGTGGGATGAACCAAATCctcattgaatttgatttttccattagaAGGAGCTCGTACATGTTCCGCAGTACCACCTGTGAATACTCCACCGGTATGAAAAGTTCTTAATGTTAGTTGAGTCCCTGGTTCTCCAATGGATTGACCCGCAATAATACCTACTGCTTCTCCCAATTCAACCAGGTCACCATGAGTGGGACTCCGACCATAGCATAATCGACAGATCCAAGATGCACTTCGGCAAGTGAAGGGAGTTCGAATATATATTGGCTGCGCCCGAGAGGTCATGAATCGATTGACAAGCCCAATCCCAATATCTTGATTTCTGGTAGCAATGCATCGTAGACCTAGATATACATCGTTTGCTAATACGCGACCTATTAGCGTTTGGATCAAAATTCTTTCCGTCATCCCCTTTCGAAGACTCACGGAAATACCTCGGGTACTTCCACAATCCGTTCTACGTACAACAATATGTTGAACTACTTCAACAAGTCTACGCGTGAGGTATCCAGCGTCTGACGTTCGTACAGCAGTATCCACAACTCCTTTGCGGGCTCCGTAGCAGGAAATTGTATATTCCGTTAAAGAAAGTCCTTCGCGTAAATTGCTTTGAATGGGTAAATCAATCATTTGTCCTTGGGGATCTGACATTAATCCTCTCATACCTACTAATTGGTGGACCTGAGATGCATTTCCTCTAGCTCCAGAATAGGACATTATATGAACTGGATTTGAAGGATCAGTCAtcttaaaattaagattcattTCTTGTCTCAAATATTCACTTGTGGCATACCATATCTCGATTGATTGACGTAATTTTTCTACCGCATGTACATTCCCATAATGATGGtgcttttccaaaatcaaactttGTTGTTCAGCATCTTGGACTAACCATCTCTTAGAAGGTGTTGTTAAAAGATCATCAATTCCTAATGAAATGGATGTAGCGGTGGCTTGCTGAAAACCCAGAGTTTTTACTTGATCCAGAATGTGTGATGTATAGGCTATTCCGAAATGATCTATTAATCTGCTAATAAGCCGTTTCATGGCAGTTCCATCTATCACTTTATTGTGAAAGACCAGATCGGCCCGTTCTGCCATAAGTACCTCCATATTCTGATGAGTAGGATTCGACAATGGGTTTGAGTCAGTGATACTAAGACTTCCTTTCCTCGATCTTGATTCACTTACAAATTCAGGAATTATGATACTAGTTGAACCAGACCGAACTAGATTCCGAGAGATATCACATATCAGGTACCATATGAATAGGACCGACAAAACCCCTGTACGGCTTCTTCTATTTCTCGATAAAAGGAAATATGGCCAACAGTAGTTCGAATGTATATACAAAGCATTCCTTTTTTTACACTTCTTACTACTCGATAGTGATCATAAATCTCATGATAAGTGCCCAAAGATTCATATTGAACTTCGATGGGAACTTCTCTATTTATTGAGGCAATGACACGTTGATCTAGTCGCCACCGTAGCCATAAAGTACTATATAAATCGATCCCTTTCTGCCGATAAGCCCCAAGTGCATCGTAGGAACTACAAAAATAGGGTTCTTTCCCTTTCCTATACTCATAATTACTATGatcaattctttcattttggtAGTTTCTGGGGTTACATGGATTATACCTATTTGCACAAATACCTCTACGATTCCCCATCGTTAATACATAGAGCCCCATAAGCATATCTTGAGTGGGTACGGAAATGGGATCCCCAATGGCTGGAGACAAGAGATTCGTATGAGAAAACATAAGTAAACGAGCTTCTGCTTGAGCTTCCAAAGATAAAGGTACATGAACAGCCATTTGATCTCCATCGAAGTCCGCATTGAATCCCTTACAAACCAATGGATGTAAACAAATAGCTCGTCCCTCCACTAAAATAGGTTGGAACGCCTGTATGCCTAATCTATGCAAAGTGGGTGCTCTATTTAGCAATACAGGATGCCCCTGCATAACTTCTTGAAGTATTTCCCATACAATGGGTTCTTTTTCCCGAATTTTACTTTTAGCAAGTCCTATGTTGGAAGCAAGATGTTGTCTGATTAGACCACGAATTACAAATGTCTGAAAAAGCTCTATTGCTATTTCTCGAGGTAATCCAcattgatgcagtgaaagcGAAGGGCCTACCACAATGACGGAACGACCCGAATAATCGACCCGTTTACCAAGTAGAGTCTCGCGAAATCTTCCCTCTTTGCCTTCAATTACATCTGAAAACGACTTGTAAACTTTATTGTGACCGTCCCTCATTGGTTGTCCGCGGATCCCATTATCAAGAAGTGTATCTACAGCTTCTTGTACCAATTTTTCCTGACACATTACTAATTCCCCCGGCGTAGATCTACTTGTTGTTAATAGATCGGTAAGAGTATTGTTCCGATAGATAACTCTTCTATAAAGTTCATTAATATCTGAACTCATTGATTTACCCCCATCAATCTGAATGATTGGCCTCAACTCGGGAGGAAGAACTGGTAATAGGGACAAAACCATCCATTCTGGTTCTACATTTGTTCGAAGAAAATGCTTAGCCAATTCCATGCGTCTAACCAAAAAATCTTTTCTCCTCCCAATTTTTCTATCTTCCCAGTCATTCCCGGTTGATCCTTCTTCTCCCAATTCCTTCCATTCCACCAATGAACGATCTATAATAATTCGCAAATCCAGATCGGCTAATTGTTCTCTGATAGCAGTAGCTCCGGTAGATATTTCTCGATTTCTAAATGTATCGAAGCCTTGGGTAGTAAAAAAAAGTGGGATACTGTATTTCCGggattggatttcatattcgaATGAACCTCGTAATCGTAAGAAAGTAGGTTTTTTAGCTATGGGcctagcaaaagaaaaattgggatAGGTTCCTATAGGATCTTCCCCCCCCCCTAAAAATCGGACGTGAAGGTTTCCTCTCATCCGGCTTAAGTAGTTATACCAAATAAGGGGAACTTCCAAATTTTGCTCTAGAAAACCCCACAAGGATCTACTCCTTACTCAAGTTCCCAGTGAGGACCAACCCTcattgatttgatttcattctTCCCTTTACTTCCTCAATTAGTCATTCAATTACAACATAAATGTGAAATTATTGAGTAGTCTACTTCCCTTCGAATGATGAATCCCCTTAAGGAATACATTGAAACTCACAAAGGATTTACTTGTCTATATATCGTTCCGTTCGATCCTTTAGGTCCCTACTTTACCTCGACGATTATGCCATGTTCTTCCTTGAAGCATATATGCGATGGATAGACTCCTGTAACCGTGCCATcatatttcatttctaattgcttaacagaattttttttataaatttagaatTCTAAAAGGAATCTAATGGCTAGATCCacgaaagaacatgaaaaaagtttaaCGAGGTACAACTAGCAATTCCCTATTACTCTCTTAGGGAGTCGACCATGGATTAATTCCTCTTTCATTTGGAGGTATTGAATACACCCACACCCAAAATTCTGAGCTTCATGTTATTCTTACCAATAGACATGTCAGAGCTAGAGGCATCCCAATCGGATTAAATAGGATGACAGTTTTTCATTCTGAATCTGTAAAATCGTAATTTCGATCAAATCACACATCGCAGTATACCAGGCCTTCTAATTCCTTAAGAGGTTTATCTGAAAGATTCGCGATATAACTAGGAAGACGTTTCAAATACCACACATGAGTCACCGGGCATGCTAGTTTGATGTATCCCATTTGATATCTTCGGATCCGAGAATCAACAGATTCGACTCCGCATTGTTCGCAAAATTTcggttcttctttttcacccCCGATCACTCGATAATTTCCACAAGCACAAATTCCACTTTTTATAGGTCcaaaaattctttcacaaaacAACCCATCTTTTTCCGGTTTATTGgttttgtaatgaaaagtataGGGTTTTGTCACCTCTCCAACTATCTCTCCATTCGGTAGGATTTTGTTGGCCCAAGCACGTATTTGTTTAGGAGAAACTAATCCAATTCGAAGTTGTTGATGTTTATACTGATCGAtcatagaagaaaaattatgatTCATTCCGATCAAACTTCCTTCCTATTCATCTGGAAGTTTTTCTCAGATACAAGGAAATGATTCAGTTCCAGAGATAAAGATCGTAGTTCGCGAACGAGCAATCGAAAGGATTCTGGCGCACCCTCAGGATTAGGTATTGTTCCCCCAACGATCGTGGTACCAAGTACTTCCTGACGAGCTCTAATATGATCGGATTTATAAGTGAGCATCTCTTGTAAAATATGAGCAACACCAAATCCCTCTAGAGCCCAAACTTCCATTTCTCCTACTCGTTGTCCACCTTGCTTAGCCCTTCCCCTAAGGGGTTGTTGTGTAACAAGTGCATAATGACCACTGGAACGTCCGTGGATTTTATCATCAACTTGATGAATTAATTTTAACATATAGGACTTTCCTATTATAACAGGTTGTTCAAAAGGATCTCCTGTTCTTCCATCAAATATTCTGCTCTTTCCAGGATACTCGGGTTCAAATACCCATGGATTTGCTGTTTGCTTACTGGCTTCATATAATTCAGAAAACACTAGTTTTCTCGAAGCCTCTTGCTCGTATCTCTCATCAAAGGGTGTTATTCTATAATGTCTGCCCAGCAGGTCTCCCGCTAACCCGAGCGAGCATTCAAACATCTGTCCCACATTCATTCGCGAAGGTACTCCTAATGGATTGAATACCATATCAACAGGTGTTCCATCTTGCAAATAAGGCATATCCTGTCTaggcaaaatttttgaaa
This portion of the Nymphaea colorata isolate Beijing-Zhang1983 unplaced genomic scaffold, ASM883128v2 scaffold0153, whole genome shotgun sequence genome encodes:
- the LOC126409383 gene encoding ATP synthase subunit a, chloroplastic, which gives rise to MNVLPCSINALKGLYEISGVEVGQHFYWQIGGFQVHAQVLITSWVVIAILLGSAAIAVRNPQTIPTDGQNFFEYVLEFIRDVSKTQIGEEEYGPWVPFIGTLFLFIFVSNWSGALLPWRIIQLPHGELAAPTNDINTTVALALPTSVAYFYAGLTKKGLGYFGKYIQPTPILLPINVLEDFTKPLSLSFRLFGNILADELVVVVLVSLVPLVIPIPVMFLGLFTSGIQALIFATLAAAYIGESMEGHH
- the LOC126409384 gene encoding 30S ribosomal protein S2, chloroplastic, with product MTRRYWNIHLEEMMEAGVHFGHGTRKWNPRMAPYISAKRKGIHITNLTRTARFLSEACDLVFDAASRGKHFLIVGTKDKAADSVASAAIRARCHYVNKKWLGGMSTNWSTTETRLQKFRDLRVRAEMGQLSRLPKRDAAILKRQLSHFQTYLGGIKYMTGLPDIVIIIDQQEEYTALRECVTLGIPTICLIDTNCDPDLADIPIPANDDAIASIRLILNKLVSAICQGRSSYIRSR
- the LOC126409380 gene encoding DNA-directed RNA polymerase subunit beta''-like; amino-acid sequence: MEVLMAERADLVFHNKVIDGTAMKRLISRLIDHFGIAYTSHILDQVKTLGFQQATATSISLGIDDLLTTPSKRWLVQDAEQQSLILEKHHHYGNVHAVEKLRQSIEIWYATSEYLRQEMNLNFKMTDPSNPVHIMSYSGARGNASQVHQLVGMRGLMSDPQGQMIDLPIQSNLREGLSLTEYTISCYGARKGVVDTAVRTSDAGYLTRRLVEVVQHIVVRRTDCGSTRGISVSLRKGMTERILIQTLIGRVLANDVYLGLRCIATRNQDIGIGLVNRFMTSRAQPIYIRTPFTCRSASWICRLCYGRSPTHGDLVELGEAVGIIAGQSIGEPGTQLTLRTFHTGGVFTGGTAEHVRAPSNGKIKFNEDLVHPTRTRHGHPAFLCYVDLYVTIESQDIIHSVNIPPKSFLLVQNDQYVESEQVIAEIRAGTSTFHFKERVRKHIYSDSEGEMHWSTGVYHAPEYTHGNVHFLPKTSHLWILSGGPCKSSLVPFSLHKDQDQMNVQSLSVQERSISDFSVNNNRVRHKLFGSDPLARKGRRISDYAAGSERVISKGDGDFIYPAILQENSYLLAKRRRNRFIIPFQYDPEREKELTPHSSTSITVEIPANGILRRNSILAYFDDPRYRRSSSGITKYGIIEVDSIVKKEGLIEYRRPKESRPKYQMKVDRFFVIPEEVHILPGSSSIMVRNNSIIGVDTRITFNTRSQIGGLVRIEKKKKKIELKIFSGGIHFPGETDKISRHIGILIPPGARKKMDKGSKGKNWEGKNWVYVQRITPIKKKYFVSVRPVVTYEIADGINLVTLFPGDMLQEKDNLRLQVVNYILYGDGKPIRGISHTSIQLVRTCLVLNLDQDRKGSIEKVQASSAEVRANDLIRYFIRIELVKSPILYTGKRNDRPGSVIPDTGSYCANTNLFSSKVKIQSLSQHQGTVRTFLNRNKEGQSLIVFSSSNCSRINVSKYHNVTKESIKEKEDTPIPILNLLGPLGTVPKIHNFSPSYHSITHNEILLNKYLILDNNNPKQTFQLLKYYLVDENGRISNANPCSDIIFNLFGSCFLPHDYCEETSTTRIMSLGQFICENVCLSKHGTRIKSGQVIMVYLDSFIIRSAKPYLATRGATVHGDYGEIFYEGDTLVTFIYEKSRSGDITHGLPKVEQVLEVRSIDSISMNLEKRVEGWNEHITGILGIPWGFLIGAELTIAQSRISLVNKIQKVYRSQGVQIHNKHIEIIVRQITSKVLVSEDGMSNVFSPGELIGLLRAERAGRALEEAICYRAVLLGITRASLNTQSFISEASFQETARVLAKAALRGRIDWLKGLKENVVLGG
- the LOC126409385 gene encoding DNA-directed RNA polymerase subunit beta', whose product is MNHNFSSMIDQYKHQQLRIGLVSPKQIRAWANKILPNGEIVGEVTKPYTFHYKTNKPEKDGLFCERIFGPIKSGICACGNYRVIGGEKEEPKFCEQCGVESVDSRIRRYQMGYIKLACPVTHVWYLKRLPSYIANLSDKPLKELEGLVYCDFSFARPIAKKPTFLRLRGSFEYEIQSRKYSIPLFFTTQGFDTFRNREISTGATAIREQLADLDLRIIIDRSLVEWKELGEEGSTGNDWEDRKIGRRKDFLVRRMELAKHFLRTNVEPEWMVLSLLPVLPPELRPIIQIDGGKSMSSDINELYRRVIYRNNTLTDLLTTSRSTPGELVMCQEKLVQEAVDTLLDNGIRGQPMRDGHNKVYKSFSDVIEGKEGRFRETLLGKRVDYSGRSVIVVGPSLSLHQCGLPREIAIELFQTFVIRGLIRQHLASNIGLAKSKIREKEPIVWEILQEVMQGHPVLLNRAPTLHRLGIQAFQPILVEGRAICLHPLVCKGFNADFDGDQMAVHVPLSLEAQAEARLLMFSHTNLLSPAIGDPISVPTQDMLMGLYVLTMGNRRGICANRYNPCNPRNYQNERIDHSNYEYRKGKEPYFCSSYDALGAYRQKGIDLYSTLWLRWRLDQRVIASINREVPIEVQYESLGTYHEIYDHYRVVRSVKKGMLCIYIRTTVGHISFYREIEEAVQGFCRSYSYGT